One window of the Methanomassiliicoccaceae archaeon DOK genome contains the following:
- a CDS encoding DUF296 domain-containing protein, with product MRSAELREGRVFVLRLEEGEVLHEAVESFCREHGVVNATVTAVGGVDAGSRYVSGPTVPIEGPIVPIVCTVEAPSELTGTGTIFPDEDGNPVMHMHGSIGREGRSSTGCFRVRMVVWLVMEVVIREIVGTGPVRIVSDPRIDAKLLEIRRWHLRRSFIRRFATRTGSRSPSTRA from the coding sequence ATGAGGTCCGCCGAACTCAGGGAGGGCAGGGTGTTCGTCCTGCGCCTGGAGGAAGGCGAGGTCCTGCACGAAGCCGTTGAATCATTCTGCAGGGAGCACGGGGTCGTCAACGCCACCGTCACCGCTGTGGGCGGTGTGGACGCGGGCTCCCGTTACGTGTCGGGGCCGACCGTGCCCATCGAGGGCCCCATCGTCCCCATCGTCTGCACCGTCGAAGCGCCGAGCGAGTTGACGGGCACAGGCACAATCTTCCCGGACGAGGATGGGAACCCGGTAATGCACATGCACGGGTCCATCGGGAGGGAGGGACGCTCATCCACGGGGTGCTTCCGTGTCAGGATGGTCGTCTGGCTCGTCATGGAGGTCGTCATCCGTGAGATAGTCGGGACAGGTCCAGTGAGGATCGTCTCCGACCCGAGGATAGACGCCAAACTACTGGAGATTCGCCGATGGCATCTGAGGAGATCCTTCATAAGACGCTTCGCAACGCGGACGGGAAGCCGTTCGCCAAGTACAAGGGCATAA